DNA sequence from the Actinacidiphila yeochonensis CN732 genome:
GACGCCCCGTCCACCCGAAGGGGTGAACGGGGCGATGGTGGCCGCTGCCGGCGGAAACACCCGCCGCCGGCGGCGGACACGGACGGCGCGTGGCCGCCGGTGGTTTCAGCCGCCCGCGACGGCGGGAATGATCGAGACGCTCGCACCGTCGGGGACGACCGTGGCCAGCCCGTCGGAGAAGCGGACGTCGTCGTCGTTGACGTAGACGTTCACGAAGCGGCGCAGCTTGCCCGCGTCGTCCAGGACACGGGCGGAGATGCCGTTGTGGTCGCGCTCCAGCGAGTCGATGACCTCGGCCAGCGTGGCGCCCTCGGCGGGCACCTCGGCCTGGCCGCCGGTGTAGGTGCGCAGGATGGTGGGGATGCGGACGGAAGCACTCATGCGAGGCCAGCCTCTCGGAAAGCGGCAAGGGTGGGGCGGATCGTCGCGGTCGGCCCGCTGGTGGCCGCGACCGCGTCCAGGGTCTTGAGTCCGTCGCCGGTGTTGAGGACGACGGTCTCGCCGGCCGGGTCCAGCTGCCCGGTCTCGATCAGCTTCTTCAGCACGCCGATGGTGACGCCGCCCGCGGTCTCCGCGAAGATCCCCTCGGTACGGGCCAGCAGCTTGATCGCCTCGACGACCTGCTCGTCGTTGACGTCCTCCACCGCGCCGCCGGTGCGCCGGGCGATGTCCAGGACGTAGGGGCCGTCGGCCGGGTTGCCGATGGCGAGCGACTTGGCGATGGTGTCCGGCTTGACCGGCCGCACCACGTCGTGGCCGGCCTTGAAGGCCGCCGAGACGGGCGAGCAGCCCTCGGCCTGGGCGCCGAAGATCTTGTAGGGCTTCTCCTCGACCAGGCCGAGCGCGATCAGCTCGCGCAGCCCCTTGTCGATCTTGGTCAGCTGGGAGCCGGAGGCGATCGGGATGACCAGGTTGTCCGGGAGCCGCCAGCCGAGCTGCTCGGCGATCTCGTAGGCCAGCGTCTTGGAGCCCTCGCCGTAGTACGGCCGCAGGTTCACGTTGACGAAGCCCCAGTCCTCGCCGATCGGGTCGCCGATCAGCTCGGAGCAGAAGCGGTTCACGTCGTCGTAGGAGCCCTCGATCGCGACGAGGTCGCCGCCGTAGACGGCGGCCATGACGACCTTGCCGGCCTCCAGATCGTGCGGGATGAACACGCAGGACTTCAGGCCGGCCCGGGCCGCGGCGGCGCCGACCGCGCCGGCCAGGTTGCCGGTGGAGGAGCAGGACAGGGTGGTCATCCCGAAGGTGCGGGCGGCCTCCAGGGCGATGGCCACCACGCGGTCCTTGAAGGAGTGCGTGGGGTTGCCGGAGTCGTCCTTGACGTGCAGGCCGCCGGTGATGCCCAGCTCGCGGGCCAGCCGGTCGGCCTTGACCAGCCGGGTCCAGCCCGGGTTCAGGTTGGGCTGCTCGGCGACGTCGGCGGGCACCGGGAGCAGCGGCGCGTAGCGCCAGATGCTGGCCGGACCGGCCTCGATCCGGCGGCGCAGGCCCTCGGGGTCGCCGGTCGGCAGGTCGTAGGCCACTTCGAGCGGGCCGAAACACTCCAGACACGCGAAGACCGGGCCGAGCGGGAAGCGGGTCCCGCACTCGCGGCAGGAGAGCGCGGCGGCCGGGCCGAAGGGGGCGCGCGGCTCACCGGCGGAGTCGCCGGACGCGGTGGTCGCGGTGGGAAGTTCGGTGCTTGCGGCAGTGTGCGCAGCCATAACTGGCGAGGCCCTTTCTCCTCATCTTCCTCGTGGCGCGGGCGCGCCAGGAGACGGAATTGGCACCTTCCCCACCGTGTGACCTCGCGGTCGGCGGGAGGGTTGCCGGGGCTTCAACGGGCCGTTCCCTCTGCCCCTCTGGATGAGCGGTATGGCGCCGGGCGGCCTGCCCATGGACGGCGGGCCCGGTGCGTTTGTCGGCGGGACCCCGGCATGCCGGCGCCTCGCGTGTTGTTCAAAACTGTAACCGACGAACCCGGGGGCGGAGACAGGGGTCCGCAACGCGAGACGTGTCACACCGGTCCCCGCGTCGCGGCGCCGGCGCCGGCTGTTCCGGCCTGATCCGGCCTGATCCGTTCGCCGGCCCCGCGTTGGCCGGCCTCCCGGTCGGCCGGGTCGGCGGGCCCGCGGCTCGTCCGCGACTGAAGCGACTGAAGCGACTGAAGCGACTGAGGAGAGGAGATCCGTGCTCGACGAGGTGGAGCGCTGGCTGAAGAGCCGGACGTGGTCGGCAGCCGACCGTCCGCTGGAGGAGCTGCTGGCCGCCAAGCACGCGGCCGGCTCCCGGGGGACGGTCAGCGTGGTGCTGCCGGCGCTCGACGAGGAGGCGACCGTCGGCGCGATCGTGGCCGCGATCCGGGGGCGGCTGATGGCCCCGGACGGGGTTCCGCTGGTGGACGAGCTGGTGGTGGTCGACTCGGGCTCCAGCGACGGCACCGCGGAGGTGGCCGCCCGCGCGGGGGCGCGGGTGGTGCGGCGCGACGAGGTGCTGCCGCGGCTGCCGGTGCTGCCCGGCAAGGGCGAGGTGCTGTGGCGGTCGCTGCTGGCCACCCGCGGCGAGATCGTCTGCTTCGTCGACGCCGACCTGCGCGACTTCGACCCGTCCTTCGTCTCCGGGATCGTCGGCCCGCTGCTGACCGAGCCGGACGTCCACCTCGTGAAGGCGATGTACGACCGGCCGCTGGAGTCGGGCGGCCAGGTGGTGCCGGCCGGCGGCGGCCGGGTCACGGAACTGGTCGCGCGGCCGCTGCTGAACCTGCACTGGCCGCTGCTGGCCGGCTTCGTGCAGCCGCTGGGCGGGGAGTACGCGGCCCGCCGCCCGCTGCTGGAGCGGCTGCCGTTCCCGGTCGGGTACGGGGTGGAGCTCGGGCTGCTGGTCGACGCGCTCGACGCGGTGGGCCTGGACGGGCTGGCGCAGGTCGACGTGGGGGTGCGCCACCACCGGCACCAGGACGGCCAGGCGCTGGGACGGATGGCGGCGGCGATCTACCGCACCGCGCAGAGCCGGCTCCAGCACGGCCACCTGGTCCGGCCGCGGCTGACCCAGTTCGACCGCGCGGCCGGCGGCTTCCGCCCCACCACGCACGCGGTGGACACCGACGAGCGGCCGCCGATGGCCACGGTCCCGGAGTACGCCGCCCGCCACGCCGCCTGACCGTCGGACAGGGCCTGCGGGCCACCCGGGCGGCCCCCGGCCCCGGAGGCCCCCGCGTACCGGTGTCGCCGCAGGTCGCGTGGCGTCCCGAGGGGCAGGACGACGCGTGGGGGACGTTTGAGACGGGGCGCGGGTGGTAGGTCCTGTCTGACGAGCGGCGCCGTCCGCGCAAGGGGCGGCGCCGCTCCTCGAAGCAGGTCCGGAGCGGCGCGGCGTGGTGGCGTGGAAGGAGGCGTGGGAGGTCGGATGGCAGGCAGCGAGGGCAGCGCGCGGGTACTGGTCGCGTCGAACCGCGGCCCCGTGTCGTACACCGTGGGTGAGGACGGCGGGCTCACCGGCCGACGCGGCGGCGGCGGGATGGTCTCGGGGCTGAGCGCGATCGGGCCGGACGCCGGCGCGGTGTGGGTGTGCGCGGCGATGTCGGAGGGCGACCGCGAGGCGGTGCGGCGCGGCGTCGCCGAGCCGGGCACCCGCATGATCGCGGTGGAGCCGGACGTCTTCCACGCGGCGTACAACGACATCGCCAACTCGGTGCTGTGGTTCGTCCACCACCTGCTCTACCAGACCCCGCTGGACCCGGTCTTCGACGAGGAGTTCCGCTCCCAGTGGGCGTCGTACGAGGCGTACAACGCGGCCTTCGCGGACGCGATCGCCGAGGAGGCGGCCGAGGGCGCCGCCGTCCTGGTGCAGGACTACCACCTCGTCCTGGTGCCCGCGCTGCTCCGGCAGCGCCGCCCGGACCTG
Encoded proteins:
- a CDS encoding ubiquitin-like small modifier protein 1 — protein: MSASVRIPTILRTYTGGQAEVPAEGATLAEVIDSLERDHNGISARVLDDAGKLRRFVNVYVNDDDVRFSDGLATVVPDGASVSIIPAVAGG
- the thrC gene encoding threonine synthase, producing MAAHTAASTELPTATTASGDSAGEPRAPFGPAAALSCRECGTRFPLGPVFACLECFGPLEVAYDLPTGDPEGLRRRIEAGPASIWRYAPLLPVPADVAEQPNLNPGWTRLVKADRLARELGITGGLHVKDDSGNPTHSFKDRVVAIALEAARTFGMTTLSCSSTGNLAGAVGAAAARAGLKSCVFIPHDLEAGKVVMAAVYGGDLVAIEGSYDDVNRFCSELIGDPIGEDWGFVNVNLRPYYGEGSKTLAYEIAEQLGWRLPDNLVIPIASGSQLTKIDKGLRELIALGLVEEKPYKIFGAQAEGCSPVSAAFKAGHDVVRPVKPDTIAKSLAIGNPADGPYVLDIARRTGGAVEDVNDEQVVEAIKLLARTEGIFAETAGGVTIGVLKKLIETGQLDPAGETVVLNTGDGLKTLDAVAATSGPTATIRPTLAAFREAGLA
- a CDS encoding glucosyl-3-phosphoglycerate synthase encodes the protein MLDEVERWLKSRTWSAADRPLEELLAAKHAAGSRGTVSVVLPALDEEATVGAIVAAIRGRLMAPDGVPLVDELVVVDSGSSDGTAEVAARAGARVVRRDEVLPRLPVLPGKGEVLWRSLLATRGEIVCFVDADLRDFDPSFVSGIVGPLLTEPDVHLVKAMYDRPLESGGQVVPAGGGRVTELVARPLLNLHWPLLAGFVQPLGGEYAARRPLLERLPFPVGYGVELGLLVDALDAVGLDGLAQVDVGVRHHRHQDGQALGRMAAAIYRTAQSRLQHGHLVRPRLTQFDRAAGGFRPTTHAVDTDERPPMATVPEYAARHAA